The Bacillota bacterium sequence TCGACCGGCAGATCGTGGTGCAGGCGCCCGACTTCGAGGGCCGCAAAGAGGTCATCGCCTACTACCTGGGCAAGGTGGCCCATGACCCATCGCTCGACAAGCAGCTCGACGAGCTTTCCGCCGACATGGTCGGCTACACCCCGGCCAAGGTGAAGCACGTCATCAACGAGGCCGTGATCAAGGCCCACTTCGACGGGCGCAGCTACATCACGTACGAGGACATCACCTACGCACGAGAGGTCCACGAGATGGGCCTCAAGCAGCCGCTCCGGTCCATGCTCCCCGAGGAGCGCCGCCGCCTGGCGTACCACGAGGCCGGGCACGCGGTCGCCCAGCTGCGGCTGTTGCCCCACGAACGGGTCGTCAAGACGACCATCGTCCGTCACGGGCAGGCGCTGGGCTTCTCGGCGACCCGCCCCGTTGTCGAACGCCTCACCCAAAGCCAGGAGGAGATCCTGGCACGCATCCAGGTGAGTCTGGCCTCCAGGGCCGCCGAAGAACTCTTCCTCGGCACCCGCCTGTCGGGGGCCGTCGGCGACCTGGAGGCGGCGACGCGCCTTGCGGGGGCCTACATCGGTTCATTCGGCATGGACGGCACGCTGTACTCATACCAGGCTTTGAGCCCGGCAGGAGCGCCCGACGACGAACTCAAGTCCCGCATCAACCGGCTCCTGGACCGCGAAAAGGCGAAGGTCAGCGAATTCCTGCGCACCCAGGCGCCGCTGGTACACGCGATTGCCCGGAAGCTGCTCGAATCCAACGAACTCACCGGCAGCGAGATTCAGGAACTGGCTGGCCTGTTTGACGCAGGGCGCCTTGCGCCCGACGGGAGCGTCCTTCCCCCGCGGGAGGAAGCCTCCGTCGCCGCAGCGGCGCAGGCGGGTGCGGCATCAGATGGCGCCGCGCCGGCGCAGCAACTCGATGGCTCGCTGGATGTCCAGGTCCGAACCGCTCTCCCAGGCCTTCAGGAACTCCCGGTCGATGGGGACGGTGATGTCGGGGACGACCGGCCCGACGAGCGGGCGACCGGCAGCTGAGTGGAACCGGGCGGCCGTCACCCCGATCAACCCCCCGCCGGGAAGTTCGAAGTAGGCCTGTTGATCGCCCGCCCGTGCAGGGGTGGGCCGGCCGACGACCACGGCCCGGCCATTGGCGCGCAGGGCGAACGCCAGCACGGCGAAGGTCGTTCCCCCATCCACCAGCACCGCCACCGGCTTGTCGTAGAAGTCGATGGAGGTGGGCGCCGGAATGAGCGGGTTATCCGAGCTTTCGGCCTTCTGCGCAGGTAGCGCGACCACCCCCTGGCGGAACACGAGGATGCCGAGCCACTGGTTCGTGAGAAGGCCTGCGATGTGCGAGAGCGTCTCCAGTGAACCGGCCCCCTGGCTGAACCGCAGGTCCAGGATGAGCGCCCGGGTGCGGTACAGCTTGCGAAGCTCGCCCAAAAAGGCAGTTTCCATGCCGGTTCCAAAGTGCGGCAGGTAAATGTACCCGATGTTGTCCGGCAGCGTGCGGCTTTCGATCTTCGGCTCGACGCTGACCGGGCGGCGGGTGAGCTCCACCTGCCGGCGACCGCCTCCCGGGCGCTCCAGATCCAGACGGACGCGGGTGCCGGCCTCTCCCCGGACGCGCGAGGCAACCTGGTCGAGGGGTTGGTCCTTGGTGGCCCACCCGTCCACGGCTGTGATCAGGAGCCCCCGTGGAAGCCGGGCGTCGGCCGCCGCTCCGCCCGGCAGCACCTGCCCGATGACCGGATAGCCCTCGGGGCCTTCGATGAGCAGCACGCCGATGCCCACCACGTTGATCCGGACGCCCTGCTGCTCCAACTGGCGCCGGGTCGCCGGGTCGATGATGAACGTGCCCGGATCCTTCAACTCGGCCACCATCCGGGAGGCGACGGCGTAGCCGTCCGCGCCAGGGGCGGCGGCCTCCTTCAGGTAGCGGCCGAGCAGCGCCTGATCCCACGAAACTCCGCCAAACTTCTCGTCAAAGTACTGCTCGGAGACGATTTGCCAGGCTGCCCGCACCACCGCCTGGGGGTCCGCCGGGGCTTCGCCGGTGCCGGCGGCCGCACCGGCAAGGGCGAAGGGGACTTGAAGCAGCGCCCGGGCCCCCAGAATCCACCCGGCGAGAAGCAGGGTGGCCCATCTCATGGAGGCTCTTGCCAAGAGGTTCGCCTCCGCTGGCGCCCCGTGCATCCGCCGCGGGACGCGCAAGGATTTTGCAAGCCCCGTGCAACCGTCTGGCAAGGCCCCGGCGCTATGCTCGCATTGGCGGGGGGCGATGCGACGATGGTCAACGAGCAAGTCAGGCGCCGGGCGTGCGGTGCGATTTGTGTTGCGATCGCTGCGGCCATATCGGTTGCGTTCGTTGGT is a genomic window containing:
- a CDS encoding S41 family peptidase produces the protein MRWATLLLAGWILGARALLQVPFALAGAAAGTGEAPADPQAVVRAAWQIVSEQYFDEKFGGVSWDQALLGRYLKEAAAPGADGYAVASRMVAELKDPGTFIIDPATRRQLEQQGVRINVVGIGVLLIEGPEGYPVIGQVLPGGAAADARLPRGLLITAVDGWATKDQPLDQVASRVRGEAGTRVRLDLERPGGGRRQVELTRRPVSVEPKIESRTLPDNIGYIYLPHFGTGMETAFLGELRKLYRTRALILDLRFSQGAGSLETLSHIAGLLTNQWLGILVFRQGVVALPAQKAESSDNPLIPAPTSIDFYDKPVAVLVDGGTTFAVLAFALRANGRAVVVGRPTPARAGDQQAYFELPGGGLIGVTAARFHSAAGRPLVGPVVPDITVPIDREFLKAWESGSDLDIQRAIELLRRRGAI